A genomic window from Coccinella septempunctata chromosome 9, icCocSept1.1, whole genome shotgun sequence includes:
- the LOC123319848 gene encoding ephrin type-B receptor 2 isoform X2 yields the protein MALDWRVLNLLALLFAYATSEQVVLLDTTSEESLDWTKFPFGPSAPTPGWVEESFTNFQKAINWRSYVVCDVAYNNVNNWLWTPFIDRGVANRIYIEIKFTIRDCSLFPGNALSCKETFSLHYYEFDAATREPPPWDAERYKLIGRIAAGEGRFNSNSEVNINTEVKSIPVTKRGVYFAFRDQGACISLLAIKVYYITCPEVTINFAKFPATPTGKEVTVIEQAVGTCVDNAEVVDAKPVYLCKGDGKWTLPSGGCKCKAGFQPDIEKQTCDVCTPGTYKAEVGDGLCLKCPKHSQGPDFGLTECRCDNGYYRAPSDPKNMSCTQPPSAPQNLSVSFVDQSTVILTWSAPENQGGRHDIRYRVKCDACSLGLVQYSPSQPSFNETRITITGLNAVTTYRFEVFAENGVSYLSTKAPEFADIVITTEASIGSSITNIQVVAEKGTEISLSWDSPNVGDGSDIEGDMIETFEVRWFPKGDGDYTNSTSLLTNELSATITGLKPKTEYGIQIRAKTQRGWGAYSPVIYKMTGEVLNTAYVGDQEGLRLQLVAGGIVAVVVILVAVIVLTVVFLKSRSNDECNKKQPSDCDTLEYRNGEVLNLDNTPIKRTHANVTTPLFTGLGSSSRTYIDPHTYEDPNQAVREFAREIDASFITIEAIIGGGEFGDVCKGKLKMNSLEIDVAIKTLKAGSLDKARNDFLTEASIMGQFEHPNVIFLQGVVTKSNPVMIITEYMENGSLDTFLRANDGKFQVIQLVGMLRGIASGMQYLAEMNYVHRDLAARNVLVNSQLVCKIADFGLSREIECATEGAYTTRGGKIPVRWTAPEAIAFRKFTSASDVWSMGIVCWEVMSYGERPYWNWSNQDVIKSIEKGYRLPAPMDCPEAIYQLMLDCWQKERTHRPSFQAIVNNLDKLIRMPDTLRKMAQNRSHPYNPFDWHVRIPQQEVHSVELSNAQEQNCFGTLSRCQNYSRPAQSAAEPVDPQLYPNYHLPDVILFQNYGTLPGAHSSSNLLQHYSNFDPYNLRRSLLNFEMNKHFRSLLDLSGDDNPQEQGTSETWGYEKERPNRYPKKMTSTENIDLDGEVYDGRGHYGTNYDRRHNSRYHHPRHPRDDAHFKRKKNLSQFFPKKLQKHLVQKMNINDQHEETEKTNDLGFATLRRLEQINESNSRGEPRLYFDLEKQREDGSGSPCKTWDQGAGLQVKFNDLNKRHQATFDGGTKVNVQDNMIELRERFSDPKPGNQEDLEESKELNGSDGQFSNNFDEAMLEGLDKGGGLDSGREDGTAPKYSLHLQDGAWVTFNHLNANAIAEDTQDLTSFCSVEEWLNTIKMSRYLDNFLNGGISTMDDVLSLSVKELNEVGVTMVSHQKKIMTSVQNIRAQLRMSGSEGFLV from the exons TGGGTCGAGGAGTCGTTCACCAACTTCCAGAAAGCAATCAACTGGCGATCTTACGTGGTCTGCGATGTCGCCTACAACAACGTCAACAATTGGCTGTGGACGCCCTTCATCGACAGAGGCGTCGCGAACAGGATCTACATCGAGATCAAGTTCACCATCAGGGATTGCAGCCTTTTTCCAG GCAACGCGCTGTCCTGCAAGGAAACTTTCAGCCTGCATTACTACGAGTTCGACGCCGCCACCAGGGAACCGCCTCCGTGGGACGCGGAGCGCTACAAACTAATTG GTCGCATAGCCGCAGGGGAAGGTCGGTTCAACTCCAACAGCGAGGTCAACATCAACACCGAAGTTAAGAGCATTCCTGTGACGAAAAGGGGTGTATATTTCGCATTCAGGGACCAAGGAGCGTGTATTTCATTATTAGCTATTAAG GTTTATTATATAACTTGCCCGGAGGTGACCATCAATTTTGCCAAATTTCCCGCCACGCCTACGGGCAAAGAAGTGACTGTGATAGAACAGGCGGTGGGCACTTGCGTGGACAACGCCGAAGTTGTGGACGCCAAGCCCGTCTACCTTTGCAAGGGGGACGGAAAATGGACACTGCCATCTGGCGGATGCAAGTGCAAGGCCGGCTTCCAGCCGGACATCGAGAAACAAACGTGCGACg TTTGCACGCCTGGTACGTACAAGGCCGAGGTGGGCGACGGACTGTGCCTAAAATGTCCGAAACACTCGCAGGGTCCTGATTTCGGCCTGACGGAATGCAGATGCGACAACGGCTACTACAGGGCGCCCTCAGATCCCAAGAACATGTCGTGCACAC aaccACCCTCGGCACCCCAGAACCTATCGGTGAGCTTCGTGGACCAGTCCACGGTGATCCTAACGTGGTCGGCGCCGGAAAATCAAGGCGGCAGACACGACATCAGGTACAGGGTGAAGTGTGACGCCTGCAGCCTGGGCCTCGTCCAGTACAGCCCCAGCCAG CCCTCTTTCAACGAGACCAGGATCACCATAACTGGTCTGAACGCCGTAACCACCTACCGCTTCGAGGTCTTCGCCGAGAACGGAGTCTCTTACCTCAGCACCAAGGCGCCTGAGTTCGCGGACATAGTCATCACCACGGAGGCGTCTATAGGCAGCAGCATCACCAACATACAGGTGGTCGCGGAGAAGGGTACCGAGATTAGTCTCTCCTGGGATTCCCCGAACGTGGGAGACGGTTCTGACATCGAGGGCGACATGATAGAGACGTTCGAGGTGCGGTGGTTCCCTAAGGGTGACGGGGACTACACCAACTCCACCAGTCTGTTGACCAACGAGCTGTCGGCCACCATCACCGGTCTCAAGCCGAAGACGGAGTACGGGATACAGATCAGGGCCAAGACTCAGAGGGGATGGGGGGCCTACTCCCCCGTGATCTACAAGATGACCGGGGAGGTCCTGAACACCG CCTACGTGGGCGATCAGGAGGGACTGAGGTTGCAGCTGGTGGCCGGTGGTATTGTGGCGGTGGTGGTGATACTGGTGGCGGTCATAGTGTTGACCGTGGTGTTTCTAAAGTCGAGGTCTAACGACGAGTGCAACAAGAAGCAGCCGAGCGACTGCGACACCTTGGAGTATAGGAACGGAGAAG TGCTTAATCTGGACAACACACCAATCAAAAGAACCCATGCCAACG TGACTACACCTTTGTTCACTGGTCTCGGAAGTTCATCGAGGACTTACATTGATCCCCACACCTACGAGGATCCCAATCAAGCTGTCAGGGAATTCGCGAGAGAGATAGACGCCAGTTTCATCACCATCGAAGCGATCATTG GTGGCGGAGAGTTCGGGGACGTCTGCAAGGGTAAACTGAAGATGAACAGCCTGGAGATAGACGTGGCCATCAAGACCCTGAAAGCCGGATCTTTGGACAAGGCCAGGAACGATTTCTTGACCGAAGCCTCCATCATGGGACAGTTTGAACACCCGAACGTCATATTCTTACAGGGCGTTGTCACAAAATCGAATCCGGTCATGATTATAACCGAATATATGGAAAATGGATCACTCGACACGTTTTTGAGG GCAAACGACGGCAAATTCCAAGTGATCCAGCTGGTCGGTATGTTGCGGGGCATAGCCTCCGGTATGCAGTATCTCGCTGAGATGAACTACGTGCACAGGGATCTCGCAGCTAGGAACGTTCTTGTGAACTCGCAGTTGGTCTGCAAAATCGCGGATTTCGGTCTTAGCAGGGAGATAGAGTGCGCCACCGAAGGCGCTTACACGACCAGG GGTGGTAAAATACCGGTACGATGGACCGCACCAGAAGCCATCGCTTTTAGGAAATTCACGTCTGCCAGTGACGTCTGGTCGATGGGTATCGTGTGTTGGGAGGTTATGTCTTACGGGGAACGTCCGTATTGGAACTGGTCCAATCAGGACGTCATCAAGAGTATAGAAAAGGGGTACAG GTTACCCGCCCCCATGGACTGTCCGGAGGCCATCTACCAGCTAATGTTGGACTGCTGGCAGAAGGAGAGGACGCACAGGCCGTCCTTCCAGGCCATCGTCAACAATTTAGATAAATTAATAAGGATGCCGGACACGCTGAGGAAGATGGCTCAGAATCG CTCTCATCCATATAACCCTTTCGATTGGCACGTTAGAATACCGCAACAAGAAGTCCACTCTGTCGAACTGTCTAACGCGCAGGAGCAAAACTGCTTCGGCACGTTGAGCCGCTGTCAAAATTATTCGAGACCCGCGCAGTCCGCCGCCGAACCGGTCGATCCCCAATTGTACCCCAACTACCACCTGCCCGACGTCATACTGTTCCAGAACTACGGCACGCTGCCGGGCGCGCACAGCTCCTCCAACCTCCTCCAGCACTACTCGAACTTCGACCCCTACAACCTCAGGAGGTCGCTGCTCAATTTCGAGATGAACAAGCACTTCCGCAGCCTGCTGGATCTGAGTGGGGACGACAATCCGCAGGAGCAGGGTACCTCCGAGACCTGGGGCTACGAGAAGGAACGCCCCAACAGGTACCCTAAAAAGATGACCTCAACCGAGAACATAGATTTGGACGGGGAGGTTTACGACGGTAGAGGGCACTACGGTACCAATTACGACAGGAGGCACAACTCGAGGTACCACCACCCCAGGCATCCCAGAGACGACGCGCACTTTAAGAGGAAAAAGAACCTATCCCAGTTCTTCCCGAAGAAGCTCCAGAAGCACCTGGTTCAGAAGATGAACATAAACGATCAGCACGAGGAAACAGAGAAAACCAACGATCTTGGTTTCGCTACCCTGAGGAGGTTGGAACAGATCAACGAGAGTAATAGTAGGGGTGAACCCAGGCTGTATTTCGACCTTGAAAAGCAGCGTGAGGACGGTTCTGGGTCTCCCTGCAAGACGTGGGACCAAGGCGCAGGCCTCCAGGTCAAGTTCAACGACCTGAACAAGAGGCACCAGGCGACCTTTGACGGCGGTACGAAGGTCAACGTCCAGGACAACATGATAGAGCTGAGGGAGCGTTTCAGCGATCCGAAACCGGGCAACCAGGAAGACCTGGAGGAGAGCAAGGAGTTGAACGGTAGCGACGGACAGTTCTCGAATAATTTTGACGAGGCGATGTTAGAGGGTTTGGACAAGGGTGGGGGCTTGGATAGTGGCAGAGAAGATGGTACGGCACCTAAGTACTCTTTGCATCTGCAAGATGGAGCTTGGGTTACCTTTAATCACCT CAACGCGAATGCGATCGCGGAGGACACACAAGACTTAACCAGCTTCTGCTCGGTGGAGGAGTGGCTGAACACGATCAAGATGAGCAGATACCTCGACAACTTCTTGAACGGCGGCATCAGCACGATGGACGACGTGCTCAGCCTGTCAGTCAAGGAGCTGAACGAGGTGGGCGTGACGATGGTAAGCCACCAAAAAAAGATCATGACGAGCGTGCAAAACATCAGGGCGCAACTGCGCATGAGCGGCAGCGAGGGTTTCCTGGTCTAA
- the LOC123319848 gene encoding ephrin type-B receptor 2 isoform X3, which yields MALDWRVLNLLALLFAYATSEQVVLLDTTSEESLDWTKFPFGPSAPTPGWVEESFTNFQKAINWRSYVVCDVAYNNVNNWLWTPFIDRGVANRIYIEIKFTIRDCSLFPGNALSCKETFSLHYYEFDAATREPPPWDAERYKLIGRIAAGEGRFNSNSEVNINTEVKSIPVTKRGVYFAFRDQGACISLLAIKVYYITCPEVTINFAKFPATPTGKEVTVIEQAVGTCVDNAEVVDAKPVYLCKGDGKWTLPSGGCKCKAGFQPDIEKQTCDVCTPGTYKAEVGDGLCLKCPKHSQGPDFGLTECRCDNGYYRAPSDPKNMSCTQPPSAPQNLSVSFVDQSTVILTWSAPENQGGRHDIRYRVKCDACSLGLVQYSPSQPSFNETRITITGLNAVTTYRFEVFAENGVSYLSTKAPEFADIVITTEASIGSSITNIQVVAEKGTEISLSWDSPNVGDGSDIEGDMIETFEVRWFPKGDGDYTNSTSLLTNELSATITGLKPKTEYGIQIRAKTQRGWGAYSPVIYKMTGEVLNTAYVGDQEGLRLQLVAGGIVAVVVILVAVIVLTVVFLKSRSNDECNKKQPSDCDTLEYRNGEVTTPLFTGLGSSSRTYIDPHTYEDPNQAVREFAREIDASFITIEAIIGGGEFGDVCKGKLKMNSLEIDVAIKTLKAGSLDKARNDFLTEASIMGQFEHPNVIFLQGVVTKSNPVMIITEYMENGSLDTFLRANDGKFQVIQLVGMLRGIASGMQYLAEMNYVHRDLAARNVLVNSQLVCKIADFGLSREIECATEGAYTTRTGDLWHLFKMNSIGGKIPVRWTAPEAIAFRKFTSASDVWSMGIVCWEVMSYGERPYWNWSNQDVIKSIEKGYRLPAPMDCPEAIYQLMLDCWQKERTHRPSFQAIVNNLDKLIRMPDTLRKMAQNRSHPYNPFDWHVRIPQQEVHSVELSNAQEQNCFGTLSRCQNYSRPAQSAAEPVDPQLYPNYHLPDVILFQNYGTLPGAHSSSNLLQHYSNFDPYNLRRSLLNFEMNKHFRSLLDLSGDDNPQEQGTSETWGYEKERPNRYPKKMTSTENIDLDGEVYDGRGHYGTNYDRRHNSRYHHPRHPRDDAHFKRKKNLSQFFPKKLQKHLVQKMNINDQHEETEKTNDLGFATLRRLEQINESNSRGEPRLYFDLEKQREDGSGSPCKTWDQGAGLQVKFNDLNKRHQATFDGGTKVNVQDNMIELRERFSDPKPGNQEDLEESKELNGSDGQFSNNFDEAMLEGLDKGGGLDSGREDGTAPKYSLHLQDGAWVTFNHLNANAIAEDTQDLTSFCSVEEWLNTIKMSRYLDNFLNGGISTMDDVLSLSVKELNEVGVTMVSHQKKIMTSVQNIRAQLRMSGSEGFLV from the exons TGGGTCGAGGAGTCGTTCACCAACTTCCAGAAAGCAATCAACTGGCGATCTTACGTGGTCTGCGATGTCGCCTACAACAACGTCAACAATTGGCTGTGGACGCCCTTCATCGACAGAGGCGTCGCGAACAGGATCTACATCGAGATCAAGTTCACCATCAGGGATTGCAGCCTTTTTCCAG GCAACGCGCTGTCCTGCAAGGAAACTTTCAGCCTGCATTACTACGAGTTCGACGCCGCCACCAGGGAACCGCCTCCGTGGGACGCGGAGCGCTACAAACTAATTG GTCGCATAGCCGCAGGGGAAGGTCGGTTCAACTCCAACAGCGAGGTCAACATCAACACCGAAGTTAAGAGCATTCCTGTGACGAAAAGGGGTGTATATTTCGCATTCAGGGACCAAGGAGCGTGTATTTCATTATTAGCTATTAAG GTTTATTATATAACTTGCCCGGAGGTGACCATCAATTTTGCCAAATTTCCCGCCACGCCTACGGGCAAAGAAGTGACTGTGATAGAACAGGCGGTGGGCACTTGCGTGGACAACGCCGAAGTTGTGGACGCCAAGCCCGTCTACCTTTGCAAGGGGGACGGAAAATGGACACTGCCATCTGGCGGATGCAAGTGCAAGGCCGGCTTCCAGCCGGACATCGAGAAACAAACGTGCGACg TTTGCACGCCTGGTACGTACAAGGCCGAGGTGGGCGACGGACTGTGCCTAAAATGTCCGAAACACTCGCAGGGTCCTGATTTCGGCCTGACGGAATGCAGATGCGACAACGGCTACTACAGGGCGCCCTCAGATCCCAAGAACATGTCGTGCACAC aaccACCCTCGGCACCCCAGAACCTATCGGTGAGCTTCGTGGACCAGTCCACGGTGATCCTAACGTGGTCGGCGCCGGAAAATCAAGGCGGCAGACACGACATCAGGTACAGGGTGAAGTGTGACGCCTGCAGCCTGGGCCTCGTCCAGTACAGCCCCAGCCAG CCCTCTTTCAACGAGACCAGGATCACCATAACTGGTCTGAACGCCGTAACCACCTACCGCTTCGAGGTCTTCGCCGAGAACGGAGTCTCTTACCTCAGCACCAAGGCGCCTGAGTTCGCGGACATAGTCATCACCACGGAGGCGTCTATAGGCAGCAGCATCACCAACATACAGGTGGTCGCGGAGAAGGGTACCGAGATTAGTCTCTCCTGGGATTCCCCGAACGTGGGAGACGGTTCTGACATCGAGGGCGACATGATAGAGACGTTCGAGGTGCGGTGGTTCCCTAAGGGTGACGGGGACTACACCAACTCCACCAGTCTGTTGACCAACGAGCTGTCGGCCACCATCACCGGTCTCAAGCCGAAGACGGAGTACGGGATACAGATCAGGGCCAAGACTCAGAGGGGATGGGGGGCCTACTCCCCCGTGATCTACAAGATGACCGGGGAGGTCCTGAACACCG CCTACGTGGGCGATCAGGAGGGACTGAGGTTGCAGCTGGTGGCCGGTGGTATTGTGGCGGTGGTGGTGATACTGGTGGCGGTCATAGTGTTGACCGTGGTGTTTCTAAAGTCGAGGTCTAACGACGAGTGCAACAAGAAGCAGCCGAGCGACTGCGACACCTTGGAGTATAGGAACGGAGAAG TGACTACACCTTTGTTCACTGGTCTCGGAAGTTCATCGAGGACTTACATTGATCCCCACACCTACGAGGATCCCAATCAAGCTGTCAGGGAATTCGCGAGAGAGATAGACGCCAGTTTCATCACCATCGAAGCGATCATTG GTGGCGGAGAGTTCGGGGACGTCTGCAAGGGTAAACTGAAGATGAACAGCCTGGAGATAGACGTGGCCATCAAGACCCTGAAAGCCGGATCTTTGGACAAGGCCAGGAACGATTTCTTGACCGAAGCCTCCATCATGGGACAGTTTGAACACCCGAACGTCATATTCTTACAGGGCGTTGTCACAAAATCGAATCCGGTCATGATTATAACCGAATATATGGAAAATGGATCACTCGACACGTTTTTGAGG GCAAACGACGGCAAATTCCAAGTGATCCAGCTGGTCGGTATGTTGCGGGGCATAGCCTCCGGTATGCAGTATCTCGCTGAGATGAACTACGTGCACAGGGATCTCGCAGCTAGGAACGTTCTTGTGAACTCGCAGTTGGTCTGCAAAATCGCGGATTTCGGTCTTAGCAGGGAGATAGAGTGCGCCACCGAAGGCGCTTACACGACCAGG ACTGGGGATCTATGGCATCTCTTCAAGATGAATTCAATA GGTGGTAAAATACCGGTACGATGGACCGCACCAGAAGCCATCGCTTTTAGGAAATTCACGTCTGCCAGTGACGTCTGGTCGATGGGTATCGTGTGTTGGGAGGTTATGTCTTACGGGGAACGTCCGTATTGGAACTGGTCCAATCAGGACGTCATCAAGAGTATAGAAAAGGGGTACAG GTTACCCGCCCCCATGGACTGTCCGGAGGCCATCTACCAGCTAATGTTGGACTGCTGGCAGAAGGAGAGGACGCACAGGCCGTCCTTCCAGGCCATCGTCAACAATTTAGATAAATTAATAAGGATGCCGGACACGCTGAGGAAGATGGCTCAGAATCG CTCTCATCCATATAACCCTTTCGATTGGCACGTTAGAATACCGCAACAAGAAGTCCACTCTGTCGAACTGTCTAACGCGCAGGAGCAAAACTGCTTCGGCACGTTGAGCCGCTGTCAAAATTATTCGAGACCCGCGCAGTCCGCCGCCGAACCGGTCGATCCCCAATTGTACCCCAACTACCACCTGCCCGACGTCATACTGTTCCAGAACTACGGCACGCTGCCGGGCGCGCACAGCTCCTCCAACCTCCTCCAGCACTACTCGAACTTCGACCCCTACAACCTCAGGAGGTCGCTGCTCAATTTCGAGATGAACAAGCACTTCCGCAGCCTGCTGGATCTGAGTGGGGACGACAATCCGCAGGAGCAGGGTACCTCCGAGACCTGGGGCTACGAGAAGGAACGCCCCAACAGGTACCCTAAAAAGATGACCTCAACCGAGAACATAGATTTGGACGGGGAGGTTTACGACGGTAGAGGGCACTACGGTACCAATTACGACAGGAGGCACAACTCGAGGTACCACCACCCCAGGCATCCCAGAGACGACGCGCACTTTAAGAGGAAAAAGAACCTATCCCAGTTCTTCCCGAAGAAGCTCCAGAAGCACCTGGTTCAGAAGATGAACATAAACGATCAGCACGAGGAAACAGAGAAAACCAACGATCTTGGTTTCGCTACCCTGAGGAGGTTGGAACAGATCAACGAGAGTAATAGTAGGGGTGAACCCAGGCTGTATTTCGACCTTGAAAAGCAGCGTGAGGACGGTTCTGGGTCTCCCTGCAAGACGTGGGACCAAGGCGCAGGCCTCCAGGTCAAGTTCAACGACCTGAACAAGAGGCACCAGGCGACCTTTGACGGCGGTACGAAGGTCAACGTCCAGGACAACATGATAGAGCTGAGGGAGCGTTTCAGCGATCCGAAACCGGGCAACCAGGAAGACCTGGAGGAGAGCAAGGAGTTGAACGGTAGCGACGGACAGTTCTCGAATAATTTTGACGAGGCGATGTTAGAGGGTTTGGACAAGGGTGGGGGCTTGGATAGTGGCAGAGAAGATGGTACGGCACCTAAGTACTCTTTGCATCTGCAAGATGGAGCTTGGGTTACCTTTAATCACCT CAACGCGAATGCGATCGCGGAGGACACACAAGACTTAACCAGCTTCTGCTCGGTGGAGGAGTGGCTGAACACGATCAAGATGAGCAGATACCTCGACAACTTCTTGAACGGCGGCATCAGCACGATGGACGACGTGCTCAGCCTGTCAGTCAAGGAGCTGAACGAGGTGGGCGTGACGATGGTAAGCCACCAAAAAAAGATCATGACGAGCGTGCAAAACATCAGGGCGCAACTGCGCATGAGCGGCAGCGAGGGTTTCCTGGTCTAA